In a single window of the Zea mays cultivar B73 chromosome 5, Zm-B73-REFERENCE-NAM-5.0, whole genome shotgun sequence genome:
- the LOC103626552 gene encoding endoglucanase 4-like, with the protein MAPTSTETRSSAKATVSSSQLALAAAVLCLTACGGNGVAAFNYADALDKALLFFEAQRSGKLPPGQRVTWRGDSGLTDGSAAGLDLAGGYYDAGDNVKFGLPMAFTVTMLSWSVLEFMPSGGAGADAGVTGRAAVRWGADYLLKAAAAAPDALYVQVADPYQDHKCWERPEDMDTPREVYKVTPDRPGSDVAGETAAALAAASIVFRTCDPAYSAKLLQTAHKVFDFADRYRGSYSDSLSSVACPFYCSYSGYQDELLWAAAWLHMATAAQGNSSDMYLSYIYSNGHILGAEQDDFTFSWDDKRVGTKVLLSKAFLQGMVGKGKGHAEDDALRLYKAHADAYVCSLVPGASGFQPSQFTPGGLLFKEGDSNMQYVTSTAFLLLAHAKSLAGARVSCGGGAGVPASALVAAAKRQVDYILGANPAGMSYMVGFGARYPRHVHHRGASMPSMRDHPARIGCDEGFQYLHSPDPDVNVLVGAVVGGPDDSDAFTDSRDNYAHTEPSTYTNAPIVGALAFFAAGRHR; encoded by the exons ATGGCGCCAACGTCGACGGAGACGAGGAGCTCTGCCAAGGCCACGGTGTCATCGTCCCAGCTGgctctcgccgccgccgtcctctgCCTCACGGCGTGTGGCGGCAACGGCGTGGCGGCGTTCAACTACGCGGACGCGCTCGACAAGGCGCTGCTCTTCTTCGAGGCGCAGCGGTCGGGAAAGCTCCCGCCGGGGCAGCGCGTGACGTGGCGCGGCGACTCCGGCCTGACCGACGGCTCCGCGGCAGGGCTTGACCTCGCCGGCGGCTACTACGACGCCGGGGACAACGTCAAGTTCGGCCTGCCCATGGCCTTCACCGTCACCATGCTGTCGTGGAGCGTCCTCGAGTTCATGCCCAGCGGCGGCGCCGGCGCCGACGCCGGCGTCACCGGCAGGGCCGCCGTGCGCTGGGGCGCCGACTACCTGCTCAAGGCGGCCGCAGCGGCCCCCGACGCGCTCTACGTGCAGGTGGCCGACCCGTACCAAGACCACAAGTGCTGGGAGCGGCCCGAGGACATGGACACCCCGCGCGAGGTGTACAAGGTCACGCCCGACAGGCCTGGCTCCGACGTCGCCGGGGAGACCGCCGCCGCGCTCGCTGCCGCGTCGATCGTGTTCCGGACCTGTGACCCTGCCTACTCCGCCAAGCTGCTCCAGACTGCTCACAAG GTGTTTGACTTCGCGGACCGGTACAGGGGCTCGTACAGCGACTCGCTCAGCTCCGTGGCCTGCCCGTTCTACTGCTCCTACTCTGGCTACCAG GACGAGCTGCTGTGGGCGGCGGCCTGGCTGCACATGGCGACGGCGGCGCAGGGGAACTCGTCGGACATGTACCTGTCGTACATCTACTCCAACGGGCACATCCTAGGCGCGGAGCAGGACGACTTCACCTTCAGCTGGGACGACAAGCGCGTGGGCACCAAGGTCCTCCTCTCCAAGGCGTTCCTGCAGGGCATGGTGGGTAAGGGCAAGGGCCACGCGGAGGACGACGCGCTGCGGCTCTACAAGGCGCACGCCGACGCCTACGTGTGCTCGCTCGTGCCGGGCGCCTCCGGCTTCCAGCCGTCGCAGTTCACGCCGGGGGGCCTCCTGTTCAAGGAGGGCGACAGCAACATGCAGTACGTCACCTCCACGGCGTTCCTCCTCCTCGCGCACGCCAAGTCCCTCGCCGGCGCGCGGGTCTCCtgtggcggcggcgcgggggtgCCGGCGTCcgcgctggtggccgccgccAAGAGGCAGGTGGACTACATCCTGGGCGCCAACCCGGCGGGGATGTCCTACATGGTGGGGTTCGGAGCGCGGTACCCGCGGCACGTGCACCACCGCGGCGCGTCCATGCCGTCGATGCGCGACCACCCCGCGCGCATCGGCTGCGACGAGGGGTTCCAGTACCTGCACTCGCCGGACCCCGACGTCAACGTGCTCGTGGGCGCCGTCGTCGGCGGGCCTGACGACAGCGACGCCTTCACCGACAGCCGCGACAACTACGCGCATACAGAACCCTCCACCTACACCAACGCGCCGATCGTCGGCGCGCTCGCCTTCTTCGCCGCCGGCCGCCACCGCTGA